From one Peptoniphilaceae bacterium AMB_02 genomic stretch:
- a CDS encoding class I SAM-dependent methyltransferase, whose translation MDIQEIAKIDDDLKRNEELYKFFDEEKRLFSKSGQVEKITTLKEISNLINQDSKILDVGAGTGVYTIPLAERVNEVVAYEPATTNYNQLKEKIINNKFHNVTVKNKSSLDMTELMDNYFDLVLLFGPMYHLSKEEDRKRTIKEAKRVLRDGGYILVSFINHDMIPMTEMVYESNYFETEGYNPNSQRLINRPFIFFTLSECIEMLEMENLTIIRRIATSGFSELLQKQIDNMSDLSYERYIDWHLAHCDKEELLGASNHYLFVCKTK comes from the coding sequence ATGGATATTCAAGAAATTGCAAAAATAGATGATGACTTAAAAAGAAATGAGGAGTTATATAAATTTTTTGATGAAGAAAAAAGACTTTTTAGTAAATCAGGGCAAGTTGAAAAGATTACAACATTAAAAGAAATTTCTAATCTTATTAATCAAGATTCAAAAATTCTAGATGTTGGAGCAGGGACTGGAGTTTATACTATTCCTTTAGCTGAAAGAGTAAATGAAGTTGTCGCTTACGAACCTGCAACTACTAACTATAATCAATTAAAAGAAAAAATTATAAATAATAAATTTCATAATGTTACAGTTAAAAATAAAAGTTCACTAGACATGACCGAGCTAATGGATAACTATTTTGACTTGGTCCTGCTTTTTGGTCCGATGTATCACTTGTCTAAGGAAGAAGATAGAAAACGAACAATTAAAGAAGCAAAGCGTGTTCTTAGGGATGGAGGTTATATCCTAGTATCCTTTATCAACCATGATATGATTCCGATGACGGAAATGGTTTATGAATCAAATTATTTTGAAACAGAAGGATATAACCCTAACTCACAAAGACTTATTAACAGACCTTTTATATTCTTTACCTTATCAGAATGTATTGAAATGCTTGAAATGGAAAACCTTACAATCATTAGAAGAATTGCTACCAGTGGATTTTCTGAATTGTTACAAAAACAAATTGATAATATGAGTGACTTGTCTTATGAAAGATATATTGATTGGCACCTTGCTCATTGCGACAAAGAAGAATTATTAGGGGCAAGTAATCATTATCTATTTGTTTGTAAAACCAAGTGA
- a CDS encoding helix-turn-helix transcriptional regulator: protein MSDFNYEKLWKLLAKKNMKKEDLRLMIGVSSATLARLGKNQTVSMDVLGKICKALKCDVGDIVAYMRDNNVENKDGKR from the coding sequence ATGTCCGATTTTAATTATGAAAAACTATGGAAGTTACTCGCAAAGAAAAACATGAAAAAAGAAGATCTTCGTTTAATGATTGGAGTATCTTCTGCGACTTTAGCAAGACTAGGGAAAAATCAAACGGTCAGTATGGATGTTTTGGGGAAAATTTGTAAGGCTTTGAAATGTGATGTAGGGGATATTGTAGCATATATGAGAGATAATAACGTTGAGAATAAGGATGGTAAAAGATGA
- a CDS encoding type I restriction-modification system subunit M N-terminal domain-containing protein has translation MTNEGLKTLKDNLWSTADNLRANSGLKASEYATPILGIIFLKFVDSKYKKYEDDIKKIYESEKGTRVERTISEIAIEECGFYLPDVARYDYLLNLPEESDFAKIIKEAMEEIEKYVSDLNDVLPKDEYYTLVDQATGKSVIPDLLKNFEDIPTDTETDIFGEVYEYFLGQFALKEGQGGGEFFTPSTVVKYMVEVLAPTEGKILDPACGSRVIIMTTA, from the coding sequence ATGACTAATGAAGGATTAAAAACTTTAAAAGATAATCTTTGGAGCACTGCTGATAATCTAAGAGCGAACTCAGGTCTTAAAGCCTCTGAATATGCAACTCCAATACTAGGTATTATCTTTTTGAAATTTGTAGACAGTAAATATAAAAAATACGAAGATGATATAAAAAAGATTTACGAAAGTGAAAAAGGAACTCGAGTTGAGAGAACTATTTCTGAGATTGCCATTGAGGAATGTGGATTTTATCTTCCAGATGTTGCAAGATATGACTACTTATTAAATCTTCCGGAGGAATCAGATTTTGCAAAAATTATAAAAGAAGCAATGGAAGAAATTGAGAAATACGTTTCAGACTTAAATGATGTTCTTCCTAAAGACGAATACTACACTTTGGTCGATCAAGCAACAGGAAAAAGTGTAATACCAGATCTTTTAAAGAATTTTGAAGATATTCCGACAGATACTGAAACCGATATTTTTGGTGAGGTATACGAATATTTTTTAGGTCAATTTGCTCTTAAGGAAGGTCAAGGTGGAGGAGAGTTTTTTACACCTTCAACGGTTGTAAAATATATGGTTGAAGTTCTCGCTCCAACTGAAGGTAAGATACTTGATCCTGCTTGTGGGTCTCGTGTCATAATTATGACAACGGCATGA
- a CDS encoding cell wall-binding repeat-containing protein, translated as MKRKFLSFLLILVFWLSFGLNSSLAAQVDDNSKVVFEDPNVMKEVLNNLKDETNLFNPSKAITKEQIAAGYEPTVGDMKNIKNLRVGPLFDADFNPVNATSIKGLETAVNVEDLHLSSLHAPDIALIENLTKVTKLYLKSNDLTDLSIIRNMTQMKDLNVTSNGLTSLSGLENFTELEKLTVTDNQITDISALAGMTKLKVLYLDNNKISDISPLEKLEDLKILRMSGNVIKSLDGIGKKPNLEEFQMNGAYTGPYDAPDPSGNTLTDISALKDMKSLKILYLQDLVYISDISPLADLTNLKTLVLRGNSIEDISPLKNLTKISTLYLYKNKVKDISALANMTEMKELNFAVNQVEDISVLANMTKLNDIKGYLNKISDFSPMANICAETVNFTQNKILDLSVLKNLGENGACGFYVLDRQETDLEAEVISKTESNDNIEFTIKNPVILADGEKISIDGNTELDPSISEYFEIGDAVDLYNAAVTENNSKGIEVISDGENIKVTIAKDLYKQGMTVRVPFSSLGTIVSDAMPFELYGTYSGIINFGFETPVYTISLDDGFGNIIEVEAKNGLLSQVIEDPVRRGYIFMGWYLNGQKVDLSKPFSGDVKLEAKWAKKPNYSNISDGSGDNKTEPNVKDNRISGQDRLETSIKLSEKSFDKAKTVVLASKEIYADALVSSALAAAYDGPVLLSNKDGLSAGLEAELKRLGVEELVLVGGENTLSKDLEKDIEAKGYKYQRLAGEDRYETSVLIYKKLKEITKLDGEVILASGEGFADALSAGSLAAKEVKPILLTRKSALPQGIKKLVDTELDKIIIVGGPNSVSQDIEEKELTKESVTRLSGMDRYATSVEVAKYAYKDAKEAILVSGEIFPDALVASSLSRAKKAPLVLTSKNAMPSVVSEYVKGMNLTLVGGPASLTDDILN; from the coding sequence ATGAAAAGAAAATTTTTATCATTTTTGTTAATTCTTGTCTTTTGGTTATCTTTTGGGTTAAACTCTTCCCTAGCAGCTCAAGTAGATGACAATAGCAAGGTGGTATTTGAAGATCCAAATGTTATGAAGGAAGTACTTAATAACTTAAAAGACGAGACCAACTTATTTAACCCTAGCAAGGCGATAACTAAAGAGCAAATAGCTGCTGGCTATGAACCAACTGTTGGGGATATGAAAAATATTAAGAATTTGAGAGTTGGTCCACTTTTTGACGCTGACTTCAATCCTGTAAATGCAACTAGCATAAAGGGACTTGAAACTGCTGTGAACGTAGAAGACTTGCATTTATCTAGCCTTCATGCACCAGACATAGCATTAATTGAAAACTTAACAAAAGTTACTAAATTGTATTTAAAGAGCAATGATTTAACTGATTTAAGTATAATTAGAAATATGACTCAGATGAAAGATCTAAATGTTACATCAAATGGTCTAACAAGTTTGAGTGGTCTTGAAAATTTTACAGAATTAGAAAAATTAACAGTTACTGATAACCAAATTACTGATATTTCAGCCCTAGCAGGAATGACCAAGCTTAAAGTGCTATATCTAGACAACAATAAAATTTCAGATATTAGCCCTCTTGAAAAGCTTGAAGATTTAAAGATTTTAAGAATGAGTGGCAATGTTATTAAATCACTTGATGGAATAGGTAAAAAACCAAATTTAGAGGAATTTCAAATGAATGGTGCCTATACTGGTCCTTATGATGCACCAGACCCTAGTGGAAATACTTTAACTGATATTTCAGCTTTAAAGGATATGAAAAGTTTAAAAATTTTATATTTACAAGACCTAGTTTATATAAGTGATATTAGTCCACTAGCAGATTTAACTAATCTTAAAACTCTTGTTTTAAGGGGAAATAGCATAGAAGATATAAGTCCTTTAAAGAATCTAACTAAAATTAGTACTTTATACTTATATAAAAATAAAGTAAAAGATATATCTGCTTTAGCGAATATGACAGAAATGAAGGAGTTAAATTTTGCTGTTAACCAAGTAGAAGATATTTCAGTTCTTGCTAATATGACAAAGCTAAATGATATTAAAGGTTATTTAAATAAGATTTCAGATTTTAGTCCTATGGCTAATATCTGCGCAGAAACAGTGAATTTTACCCAAAACAAGATTTTAGATCTTTCAGTATTGAAGAACTTAGGAGAAAATGGAGCATGTGGTTTCTATGTCTTAGATAGACAAGAGACTGATTTAGAAGCAGAAGTTATTTCTAAGACTGAAAGCAATGATAATATCGAATTTACTATTAAGAACCCAGTCATCCTTGCAGATGGAGAGAAGATTAGCATTGATGGAAACACTGAACTTGATCCTAGTATATCTGAGTATTTTGAAATTGGAGATGCAGTTGACCTATATAATGCAGCTGTAACGGAAAATAATTCCAAAGGAATAGAAGTAATATCTGATGGTGAAAATATTAAGGTGACTATAGCAAAAGATCTTTATAAGCAAGGTATGACGGTAAGGGTACCATTCTCTAGTCTTGGTACTATAGTTTCAGATGCCATGCCATTTGAGCTCTATGGAACTTACTCAGGAATAATCAATTTTGGATTTGAAACACCTGTTTACACAATCAGCCTTGATGATGGCTTTGGTAACATAATAGAAGTTGAAGCAAAAAATGGTCTATTAAGTCAAGTTATAGAAGACCCTGTGAGAAGGGGATATATCTTTATGGGCTGGTACTTGAATGGACAAAAAGTGGATTTATCAAAACCATTTTCAGGCGATGTAAAGCTTGAAGCGAAGTGGGCAAAAAAACCAAATTATTCAAATATTTCTGATGGTTCAGGAGACAACAAAACTGAACCAAATGTAAAAGATAATAGAATTTCCGGCCAAGACAGGTTAGAAACTTCTATAAAGCTTAGCGAAAAGAGCTTTGACAAGGCAAAAACAGTAGTTTTAGCTAGCAAGGAAATCTACGCTGATGCTTTAGTATCTTCAGCGTTAGCAGCAGCTTATGATGGACCAGTTTTACTTTCTAATAAAGATGGACTTAGTGCTGGTCTTGAAGCTGAACTAAAGAGACTGGGAGTAGAAGAACTTGTTTTAGTTGGTGGAGAAAATACCTTATCAAAAGATTTAGAAAAAGATATAGAAGCTAAAGGCTACAAATACCAAAGACTTGCAGGTGAAGACAGGTATGAAACCTCAGTTTTAATCTATAAAAAGCTAAAGGAAATCACTAAACTTGATGGAGAAGTTATCCTAGCTTCAGGTGAAGGCTTTGCAGATGCTCTTTCAGCAGGCTCTCTAGCTGCAAAAGAAGTAAAACCAATCCTTTTGACTAGAAAATCAGCTCTTCCTCAAGGTATTAAAAAGCTTGTAGATACTGAACTTGATAAGATTATTATAGTTGGTGGTCCAAATTCTGTTTCTCAAGATATAGAAGAAAAAGAACTTACAAAAGAATCTGTAACTAGACTTTCAGGTATGGATAGATATGCTACATCTGTAGAAGTAGCAAAATACGCTTATAAGGATGCTAAAGAAGCTATCCTAGTATCTGGAGAAATCTTCCCAGATGCTCTTGTGGCTTCCTCCCTATCAAGGGCTAAAAAAGCTCCCCTTGTCCTTACTAGCAAAAATGCTATGCCAAGCGTAGTAAGTGAATATGTAAAGGGAATGAACTTAACCCTAGTTGGTGGACCAGCAAGTTTAACAGATGATATATTAAACTAA